In Theobroma cacao cultivar B97-61/B2 chromosome 7, Criollo_cocoa_genome_V2, whole genome shotgun sequence, the genomic window GAAAATTGCATCTTTAAATGTGGACAAGATAATGCTTCCAGGTCAAAACTTTATAAACCATAGAATATATTTCCAACAAGTAAATGCAAGGTGAAGCAATCCTGGCAACCCTGCCAGTGTCAGCTAGGTAATATGAATGCTGCAATCAGGGATCAGGATTTTTCCTGGACTGCTCTATGAATCTttagctctaattttctttgttaaatGTGCGATCCTTGAAATATTTGCAGGATGATATGCAATAACAAGAggaatgtttaaaatttttacaatgTAAGTGACATAGCAGGATAAGAAAACTGGTACCGATCCTCCAAAACTTCCTTGAAAACCTGTTGCCTTAACAACATCCTAGTCTTTTTACATGAAAGATTAAATATGTATTGATACAGATGTAGATACACCAGGGGGTCGAGTCAAAACAAACAGGACTCTCTCGTAGTAAACCAGATCGTTACAAATGGTATCAGAACATATGCAAATCTATAATGTTAGAACAAAATACAGCTGCACATTCACTCTTTTCAAAAGTCAAAATCATCTTGATTCGGCTTTGGTGAAGTCAACATAGCAGTATAAAGCCTGAGCCTGTCCTCCCCCAGTGAATTACTCCTGGACAAAGGCCTCCGAGGCCTAATGAACGACAGAGAAGTAAGCGTTAACCGGTGCCTATACCTCCTCCAGGCCAACTGAATTGCCACAGCCGCCCAAGTCCTCCACCCTGGAGAGTAATACCTTGCACTCCTCTTCACTCTTTCATTAACAAACGTATATCGAAAATGTTGTGTAACATACTTAACATCCTCAGCTTCCAGGCCAAATGCCTCGGTAGTTTCAAGAGTTACGAGTGTTGAAGAAGAGGGTGGGAGTCTCTCGATGAAGGGTCTCCGCAGACACCATGACAAGAGCTCGTCGCCACTGAAATTTCCAGGGCCAAGCATGCAGCAACTTTTCACACTATCCCTGAGAACTTGGCTGCTTTGGAGATGTCCCCTTACTACAAACAGCATTCTTTGTACAGGGTCACCTTCTCTGGTGATCTACATTGATTAATCTCAATGAGTCAATGACTTCATTACTCATATCTCAAGGATCAGACTTGGTACATACTTACAGTTTCTCCTTTGGTGAAGATTAAAGACTTGACTCTGTCACAGATATTCTCTAGAACCAAATCGTCCATGTGTTGGAACAATGGTACCTGAAACAAACTTGGAATTATTAGAAAATCCGATTTCCAAACTCTCTCATATATGAATTAAAAGCAATGttacaagaaaatatttaaacaagCTTAGGCTGGAAATGAAGCTCAGAACTTGGTGCTGGGATTGCTGGTTCAGTCCACCTATCCAAGCCTATATCTGTTGGGTCGACAACATTTTGGTAGATTTGTTGGGCTATGGGCTTCTAGCCCATTGTTTGACTCTGCAGTAGGAACatgcttctttctttttctttttcactttttttttctttactaggaccgtattattttattttaaatatgatactcaaaaaagagtttttgaactatttacaaaaacttaaataaattttaattttttattacattcaatcgaatttttatattttattttaaattaaacttttataactaattattaattaattattgttaattaaaatgacacttgtcattttatattcatcTAATATTAAACATGTTACAATAAATAGTAACGTGGCATGCTAATTTTAtatagtaattttattctcTAAATTAATTTCACGTTTGCATAAAATAATAGAGGTTATTTTAATTAACGATAATTAGGTACTCATTAATCGTAAAAATctatttgatataaaataaaaatataaaattttgattaaatataataaaaaaaattgatttaaaaatttttaaataattcccAAACTTTTATTGTAATAACTGGGTCCTGTTTCTGAAAAGATTCATAAATCATGATTCCCCCTTTGGCTTGTGGTGCaactatttaattaaatgtgcCTCTGTGTGAGTTCCAAAAGCTTAGACTGCTCTCCCACAATCTGATTCCTTGTAGGGCCATCAAAACATGGAATTATGTGCAAAAGTTTGAAGTTCTGCATGTAGGGATATATAAttgtctttattttattttgcttttcctCCTAATTATTAAGTGTTCATCATTCAATTCTTGGATTATGTTACTCAATTTTTGGAAACTATTGAAGTTCGAAATTTATATATACTCTGATGGGTACTGTTACCTGTCTAACTAAATCCAGGCAGAGATGGTATTTGATATCTCTCCTCAACCCCTCTGGGAGGTTCCTGATCATCTCACACTCATCGACTCCGCGCATCGCCGCCCACCGTTGTCGCTCGTAGTTCCGGACCCTCTGCCGGAACCCTGAAGGCAGGTGCCTCTTCCTCATCCACCACTCTATATTCCTCATCTTCAGCTGCATTGCTTGTTTCTTTGACGTAGTTGCATGCAGAAACACCTTCAAAGAGAAGCCATacacaaaaacaaagaaataaatgaaacaAAGCACATATGTTAAAACAAtctttctaatttattttctttttaattatttctcataaagaaaaagttaaaaccAGCTACAGGCAGTGTGGGTCTACTATGAATGTGGCTTAGTGACAGAAAGTcagacttttctttttttgataaGTAAACAAATTGTCCTGTGTAAGTCTGGTACATGAAATAATCAATGATTTGTTCAATATCACAAGGACACGAAATCCTTCATGGGTTCCCACCTGACCTATGGGGACCCTTTGGTGGTATGCTTTGGTCAAAACCAACATCTTCTGAAGGCTTTACATCTACTTCACTATCATCACCATCAAGATTTCTATTGCTGGCCTATATGTAAACACTGTACCTTGCTGATATTATCATCTTATTAACCTGTGATTTTTAACTAATAGGATGATTACAATTACAAACTGAACATCGGttatgggtttttttttttaatttcaaccATAATTTTTTCAACGTGTGAAGTTCATGAAATGCATCACGAGAATAAGATATAAGAATTATTGTCTTTAGAATTAACTTGTGTATTGATTTCAAGttaataaatatgaaaaataagaatattattcattttataccTTGATGTTTCCAATCAACATTGTGACTAGAAGAAGTCCGCTGGTGAGAACAATGATGTTGAAAACAACCTCTAACCACTCTGTGGTGCTCTCCAAGTTCCCAAAAGTGCTGTTCATGGACACACAGTTGTCGGtattaatcaagaaaaaattatgtaataaaaaatttttcaagttGACATTGGGGAGATCAGGAGATCCTGAACCTGAGAGTCATGAGGCCCCAGAAGATGGGAAAAAGAATCTTCTCAAGGCGGCTATCATTTGTTACAAGCTGGACAGTCCATTTATAAGCTCCATAATCATAGTTTTCAGGACTATCTATGCATGTTCTTCTTGCTTGCTTGTTCTCTGCCCAAGCCAGCCTTGCTCTATCCCTCACCATATTACTTGTTCCATAGTAAATTGGCTCTTTGCAGGCCAACAGTCTCGGGTCACAAACCTCTACTACCCTGCATTGCTCTTTCATGCACTTTGCAGACCTCTGAATCCCTAGCAAGTACCAGCATGCCCCGGCAGCCTGATTCAGAGACGAAAAAACCCATGAAGCAATTACTTAGGCATCTCCCCCCTCAAAAGTACTTACttctaaacaataatttcGAAAAAGGACAACCACTTGGAAATCACATTAAATTATTGAGTCATAGACCCTTGGACCctcttaaatattttattaagtttcttaattaattattaatattttttaccaATCTTTTTGGAATCTGATGTGTAGTTTCCCACAATGTCTAGTTCTTAACAAACTTTCAGATGGTTCACATGgtattatttttacttatcTAAACTACATTTACCTCCCACATGAATCACGAAGTACCAAATAGGAGATTAAAAAGTTTAAGTGCTGTAGCTTTTCTTCACCTATGGGAAATCCCTTTATTTCAATACCATTTTGTCGAATAGCAAACAAACAAAGTATCATTAAGTTAGAAAAGCCAAAAAGGACGATGACTTTTCAAAAGGATAAAAGGGTGAGAATTTTTGCTGTTGTAAAGATGTGAACGTAATTAGCACTATAATGGAGATTTGATGGAAGGGTGAAATGGAACCTTACATGTGAGGCCACAAAATAAGCAATCATGTTGAGAGCAATCCCCCACCAAACGGTTCCAAAGATGTAGCCGGAGAGGTTCTGCATGCGCCGTAAGAGGCAGACGGAGTGGTAGATCTTCGGCAGGTATTGGAAGAGGAAGATGATCAAGAACACCGTCATTACTAGGGTTACCGACCCTTTTTCCAGTAACGATGGAATTGCCACCCATAATACAGCCTACACCACATTCGATTCATATAAGCTATGAAACATCGAAACATCTCACCGTTTACACTAAATAAACAATAACATAATACTTTACAATTGTTAGTTCGATAGATCATCTGCATCATATGATGTGAAATACAAACATTCAATGTCCGTACATTGTACATATTCTAaatcttaattaaacaattctaTCTGTATTATATTGAACAGACTTTTTACTCTATCTTAATATATACAAATCCGATATTATTCGAACAATTTAAATTGGTAcaagcatataatcatttcttaaccatgAAACCCAATGTTAAATCAAAGCAAGAGTGACCAAAAAAGCTTAGGAAAAGCAAATGGGAAACCTCTAGTATGAAGAAAGAAGACcaagggagagagagagacagagaggcTGTGAGACAAAGGATGAATCTCACCGCATGCTTCCTTTATCAACAAAGCAGTGACGTCTAGTCAATCTTTTGTTGAAATTCGAGGTTGAAAcagtttattctttttgtcaTCCCACTTTATTTTATATAGCAATTATTGTTAATTATTCTGTGTACAAGGTTCTTATTAAGATACAGACAAGCCAATTttaatgaaaggaaaaaaaaattagagaagagaaaaaaataaaattataatagcACCAATTGCATGTTGCACGTTTGTACTTCTacttaaattatgattattagtaACTGTTCTCACTTTTGGGAGATTAACTGTTctcttcttgaaaatttttcccaaagagattaaaagaatagctatacaaataaaataattaataatataacaaaaaaaatccctACTCAATTTAATCTCTAATTATCGATTCTCTGTCCAAAgagttaaatttaaatgtcaatttttaaataaataaataattatttagtcaatgatatttaaatgaaaagttctaaatttgaatattaagtAACTGTTTATCtcaaaatttatgatttttaaattaattattaatatatattatatatacatccAATTTAGGAttgttgttaattttttttatgaacgGTCGAGaaacaatataatattttattttattctcgcTTTCTAGAcataaactttttaaatatgtatccaaaggaaaaaaaattagaaaatattattattttttattgaattaataTACATAGAGACCAAATTAATAATGTTTAATTAGCATGATGTATAGATCTATTTTAGGATGAGAATATATTCCACAAAAGgtttatatttgttttagAGTGGCAATTTTTGGTCTTATAACAAGAACAACAAAAATCCCATTGCACTTGtaataaaagagagaaataattGAACCCCAAAAGCCACATCTTAATCACAAAACGTTCTTTGGccaataaattattatgatccaaccataaaaatttatttataaaaaaaaataacaatctTATGAACTTTTTATTCTCCCCATTATACCCTCCCTAAAAATGATAAAACGACACGGTTGCATCACATATTTGTTACAGTTTCAAGGGTATCCCTTGCATGCATTAAAATGATTGATGACGTGCACTTGTCATCTCCACTCTAACACTAGTGTACAAACAAATCTACAAACCAAGAGCCATATGTAAAATCTTAGCCTCTTCACATTAATCAATGAAACattagaaaatatatattgattaatattaatattatcttAGGATAATGATGTGAAGAGGATtggatttaattaattaaccaattaatgattttgatataaaaaatttaattacctGCGGTAGAGGGAGGATTACGAAGAGATCAAAGAAGAATCCCTTCCTAGCTTTCAAGTACTTGATGGCCACACGTCGAGCGTTGGCGCCGAGGGGTCCACTCCTTTCTCTTCCTCCTCCTCCGCCGACGTCACTACCACCATGGGTGGCGTTACTGCCATACGATGATCTCTTGGCCATCTTCAGTTGCAGCCACATGTTCCAGACGTGCAAGGCGTCGGTCATGCAGCGGAGCGCCGTCACCGTGATAGCGAACCACCCGTCGATGAAGAGGCACATACACGTGTCGCTTATAGAGAGGACGTAGAAGAACAATGGGTCTACGAAGAGGCCCGTGGCGCACACGAGGAGGAAAACCCTATTCCATTCTTGAACCCATTTGGCTCTCGGGTCCAAAACCTGCCCCAAAGACCAACCTCTCCGGCGACGACCGCACATGAAATACAAGCCGCTCCCGCAATCACGTGGTGAACTCTCTTCTTCCTCAGCTTCATCATCCTCtccttcttctccttccaTTAACCCCCCTTCCTCTTCTTCGTCATCATCGTCTGTGCTAAAATACTGCATGTGCCTTGCACGTGAAAATTCGGGTTCACTTGCCAtcgaaagaaagagagaagaagcTAGTGAGAGATTGTCATCTGAAGGAGGAATATAAGCAGAAAATGGTGGATGGCTGGGATTAAAACATGTCCCAGAAAGGACATAATAATTGGAGGAGGTGTAACTAGCGAGAGACAGAGAAAGATACAGACAAATCTCTGAATGTACTTTAATGCCCTTGACCCAGCATGCATTTTGTCtttgcaaaaaaataaaaagaaaaaagaaaatcaaccaaaatgaaggaaaattaaataattcgaTATGAATCCAAGTACACCCAAATCCTCCATTAATTAATAACATGTGCTTATAGTCGAAATGATTGGGGTAATTGCTTTTACAATGATCTTCCGATGGAGGCACTCCTGTCTTGtcaatatacatatatatatatatatattttatgcaGAGATtctgttaaaaaataaaggaagatCTGCCATCATCAATGTGTGCCTAGGGAAGCACATTAATTCTTTTCCAAAAGGTTTTCGTTCATGCTTAGCCAGCTCAAATTGGGGTACGTGCCGAATAAGGGTTGATCGATGGTGACGAtggatatttttaaaatttttttattattatatataaaattttatatatttaatatgattatttttataattatcttttaattaaatcttttaatttcactatGGATAataatagttgattaagtagCTAGTTAGGGTAGGACACACAAAAAATTAGATGGTTATtgtattgttttgtttttcttgctttgatTTGATCTATCATGCACGTGGTAAAAAGAGCACAATCTATCGTATTGTCAACTTtcaatagaaaagaaaagtgtaTACATATAAAGGAGCTGACCAATATATgtgtaaatatttaatttttttaatttttattcataaatttcatatatatatatatatatatatatatatatatatattatctcAACTTGTTAAGAATAGGAATATTGGTAGTTAAGTAGAACTtatttaaaggaaaagaaaattatataaaaacatttaaaaactACACTAATTAACCATCATGTACTTGGGTGGCTAAAATGGCAAGAccattatctttatta contains:
- the LOC18593814 gene encoding cyclic nucleotide-gated ion channel 4, whose product is MASEPEFSRARHMQYFSTDDDDEEEEGGLMEGEEGEDDEAEEEESSPRDCGSGLYFMCGRRRRGWSLGQVLDPRAKWVQEWNRVFLLVCATGLFVDPLFFYVLSISDTCMCLFIDGWFAITVTALRCMTDALHVWNMWLQLKMAKRSSYGSNATHGGSDVGGGGGRERSGPLGANARRVAIKYLKARKGFFFDLFVILPLPQAVLWVAIPSLLEKGSVTLVMTVFLIIFLFQYLPKIYHSVCLLRRMQNLSGYIFGTVWWGIALNMIAYFVASHAAGACWYLLGIQRSAKCMKEQCRVVEVCDPRLLACKEPIYYGTSNMVRDRARLAWAENKQARRTCIDSPENYDYGAYKWTVQLVTNDSRLEKILFPIFWGLMTLSTFGNLESTTEWLEVVFNIIVLTSGLLLVTMLIGNIKVFLHATTSKKQAMQLKMRNIEWWMRKRHLPSGFRQRVRNYERQRWAAMRGVDECEMIRNLPEGLRRDIKYHLCLDLVRQVPLFQHMDDLVLENICDRVKSLIFTKGETITREGDPVQRMLFVVRGHLQSSQVLRDSVKSCCMLGPGNFSGDELLSWCLRRPFIERLPPSSSTLVTLETTEAFGLEAEDVKYVTQHFRYTFVNERVKRSARYYSPGWRTWAAVAIQLAWRRYRHRLTLTSLSFIRPRRPLSRSNSLGEDRLRLYTAMLTSPKPNQDDFDF